A single region of the Paraburkholderia sp. SOS3 genome encodes:
- a CDS encoding polysaccharide biosynthesis/export family protein, which translates to MLCRISKRARATAPGRRATTAVTLAAAALVLCACSVAPGMRMARDASTSSNGAVPNGSTAAATRADAGSASGVPIREIDAALLAQMRDGAAGESAPDLFSAGRPYTLGVGDVLQITVWDHPELAAAQGSQTQTQVRAADAPAGFVVDDSGCIQFPYAGSVRVAGLKADEARDLLARRLANVFRNPQVTVRVASFRSAQIYIDGEVHAPGAQPINDIPMTLYEAVGRAGGFTANADQSRMVLVRDGRSYTVNLSQLFEQQKNPARIVLKAGDMLRVVSRDENGVYVMGEINHPATAVPMRNGRLTLSDAVSQAGSLNQTSADAAQMYVIRGALSGTPSVYHLDARSPVAMLLANQFELQPKDVVYVDATGLARFSRVLNQLLPMINTGLTAAVVGK; encoded by the coding sequence ATGTTGTGCAGGATATCGAAACGTGCGCGCGCAACGGCCCCGGGCCGCCGCGCAACGACGGCAGTGACGCTGGCAGCCGCCGCGCTCGTGCTGTGCGCGTGCAGCGTCGCACCCGGCATGCGCATGGCGCGCGATGCCTCCACTTCGTCGAACGGCGCTGTGCCGAATGGATCGACTGCTGCGGCGACGCGCGCCGATGCCGGCAGTGCGAGCGGCGTGCCGATTCGCGAAATCGATGCCGCGCTGCTCGCGCAGATGCGAGACGGCGCCGCGGGCGAGAGTGCCCCCGATCTGTTTTCTGCCGGCCGTCCGTACACGCTCGGCGTCGGCGATGTGCTGCAAATCACGGTATGGGATCACCCCGAACTGGCGGCCGCGCAGGGCTCGCAGACCCAGACGCAGGTGCGTGCGGCCGATGCGCCTGCGGGTTTCGTCGTCGACGACTCCGGCTGCATCCAGTTTCCGTATGCAGGCAGCGTGCGGGTCGCCGGATTGAAGGCCGACGAAGCGCGCGACCTGCTCGCGCGGCGCCTTGCCAACGTATTCCGCAATCCGCAGGTCACGGTGCGCGTTGCGTCGTTTCGCTCGGCGCAGATCTATATCGACGGCGAAGTGCATGCGCCGGGCGCGCAGCCGATCAACGACATTCCGATGACGCTTTATGAAGCGGTCGGCCGCGCAGGCGGCTTCACGGCGAATGCGGATCAGAGCCGCATGGTGCTCGTGCGCGACGGCCGCTCGTACACGGTGAATCTGTCGCAGCTTTTCGAGCAGCAGAAGAATCCGGCCAGGATCGTGCTGAAGGCGGGTGACATGCTGCGCGTCGTCTCTCGCGACGAAAACGGCGTCTACGTGATGGGCGAAATCAACCATCCGGCGACGGCAGTGCCGATGCGAAACGGCCGGCTCACGTTGAGCGATGCGGTCTCGCAGGCCGGCAGCCTGAACCAGACGAGCGCCGACGCGGCACAAATGTATGTGATCCGCGGTGCGCTGTCGGGCACGCCGAGCGTCTATCACCTCGATGCGCGATCGCCGGTCGCGATGCTGCTCGCCAACCAGTTCGAACTGCAGCCGAAGGACGTCGTCTATGTCGATGCGACGGGTCTTGCGCGCTTTAGCCGTGTGCTGAACCAGTTGCTGCCGATGATCAACACAGGCCTCACGGCTGCGGTGGTGGGCAAATGA
- a CDS encoding arsenate reductase/protein-tyrosine-phosphatase family protein, which translates to MSGVLMVCTANVCRSPVAQVLLASRMPGVAVASAGLYASDGRGADALAVRLMGRRGLDLSTHAATPLAEPHVRDAELILTMTREQRDALLEAWPHAQGKVYRLGDAGGFDVVDPYRRDPFIFELAIAQIEQGLTDWQPAIGQLCR; encoded by the coding sequence ATGAGCGGCGTTCTGATGGTGTGCACCGCGAACGTGTGCCGCAGCCCGGTCGCGCAGGTGCTGCTCGCGAGCCGCATGCCCGGCGTTGCGGTCGCATCGGCTGGTTTGTATGCATCGGATGGCCGCGGCGCCGACGCGCTCGCCGTGCGGCTGATGGGCAGGCGCGGCCTCGATCTTTCGACGCACGCGGCTACGCCGCTCGCTGAACCGCATGTGCGCGATGCGGAACTGATCCTGACCATGACGCGCGAGCAGCGCGACGCGTTGCTCGAAGCGTGGCCGCACGCGCAAGGCAAGGTCTATCGCCTCGGCGACGCAGGCGGCTTCGATGTCGTCGACCCGTACCGGCGCGATCCATTCATCTTCGAGCTGGCGATCGCACAGATCGAGCAAGGGCTCACCGACTGGCAACCCGCCATCGGCCAACTGTGCCGCTGA
- the wecC gene encoding UDP-N-acetyl-D-mannosamine dehydrogenase, with protein MEFETISVVGLGYIGLPTAAAFAARRKRVIGVDVSQHAVDTINRGAIHIVEPELDMLVHAVVSQGFLRATIAPEPADAFLIAVPTPFAEGHKPDLAYIEAASRAIAPVLKKGDLVVLESTSPVGATELVARWMAEMRPDLSFPQQAGEASDIRVAHCPERVLPGHVIRELVENDRVIGGMTRRCGEAARALYQIFVTGNCILTDARTAEMCKLTENAFRDVNIAFANELSLICEQLDINVWELIRLANRHPRVNILQPGPGVGGHCIAVDPWFIVDSAPDTARLIRTARIVNDDKPHHVLDRIERATTRFKEPVIACLGLAFKADIDDLRESPALGIVRALSERGIGRVLAVEPNVAVLPPSLVGKAELWALHDAIAVADVIVILVDHTPFKRIDPVRLQAKVVIDTRGLLSHE; from the coding sequence ATGGAATTCGAAACAATTTCCGTAGTAGGACTCGGCTACATTGGTTTGCCGACGGCCGCTGCATTTGCGGCGAGACGCAAACGCGTGATCGGCGTCGATGTGAGCCAGCACGCGGTCGATACGATCAACCGCGGCGCGATTCATATCGTCGAGCCCGAACTCGACATGCTCGTGCATGCGGTTGTGTCGCAGGGATTCCTGCGTGCGACGATCGCACCGGAGCCGGCCGACGCGTTTCTGATCGCGGTGCCGACGCCGTTCGCCGAAGGGCATAAGCCCGATCTCGCGTATATCGAAGCGGCGAGCCGTGCGATCGCGCCGGTCCTGAAGAAGGGCGATCTCGTCGTGCTCGAATCGACGTCGCCGGTCGGCGCGACGGAGCTCGTCGCACGCTGGATGGCCGAGATGCGGCCGGACCTCAGTTTTCCGCAGCAAGCCGGCGAAGCGTCCGACATTCGCGTCGCGCATTGTCCGGAGCGCGTGCTGCCGGGCCATGTGATTCGCGAACTCGTCGAAAACGACCGCGTGATCGGCGGGATGACGCGGCGTTGCGGCGAAGCGGCGCGCGCGCTCTACCAGATCTTCGTGACCGGCAACTGTATCCTGACCGATGCGCGTACGGCCGAGATGTGCAAGCTGACCGAGAACGCGTTTCGCGACGTGAATATCGCATTTGCCAATGAGCTCTCGCTGATTTGCGAACAGCTCGATATCAACGTGTGGGAGCTGATTCGTCTCGCGAACCGGCATCCGCGCGTGAATATCCTGCAGCCGGGGCCCGGCGTAGGCGGCCACTGCATTGCCGTCGATCCGTGGTTCATCGTCGATTCGGCGCCGGACACGGCGCGCCTGATCCGCACGGCGCGAATCGTGAACGACGACAAGCCACACCATGTGCTCGACCGCATCGAGCGCGCGACCACGCGCTTCAAGGAGCCCGTCATTGCGTGCCTCGGGCTTGCGTTCAAGGCCGATATCGACGATCTGCGCGAAAGCCCTGCGCTTGGCATCGTGCGCGCACTTTCGGAACGCGGTATCGGGCGCGTGCTGGCTGTCGAGCCCAACGTCGCGGTGCTGCCGCCGTCGCTCGTCGGCAAGGCCGAATTGTGGGCGCTGCACGATGCAATCGCGGTGGCCGACGTGATCGTGATTCTCGTCGATCACACGCCGTTCAAGCGGATCGATCCGGTGCGCCTGCAGGCGAAAGTCGTGATCGATACGCGCGGGTTGCTCTCGCATGAGTGA
- a CDS encoding glycosyltransferase family 4 protein yields MNAPMHVAPVRSARRPIRVLHVGPGRGQRGGIASVLAELGSQRARFANAAVGLSFFETRGFKRFAALAAFVFVDLPSFTFGALPHADIVHFHVSVHGSFYRKLMLWTLAKLRGKKTIFHLHAGNFLPFAMQSGPITRKAIAWFLRNANASVAVSSPIADEMRRLGAARRTLRVIGNSAHDAETAAHEHMARREMQDAALSQPYIAFAGRLTEQKGIDDLLTAIALLAGDGYYVPVCFAGGGDIARWERLARDYRIDDRVRFVGWLEGDEKLAFYRGARAFCMPSHYEAFGIATLEAMFSSVPVIGTRVGGFLDLIEDGVSGFLVEPSDPHALALCLRLLMGDADKAVSMGRAAFARAQQHYSCAAVVERYIDCYRTVSAISRTERDKS; encoded by the coding sequence ATGAATGCACCGATGCACGTCGCCCCCGTAAGAAGCGCGCGGCGCCCGATACGCGTGCTGCATGTCGGCCCTGGCCGGGGGCAACGCGGCGGCATCGCGTCCGTGCTCGCCGAACTCGGTTCGCAGCGCGCGCGTTTCGCGAATGCGGCGGTGGGACTGTCATTCTTCGAAACGCGCGGCTTCAAGCGTTTCGCAGCGCTTGCCGCGTTTGTATTCGTCGATTTGCCGAGCTTCACGTTCGGTGCGTTGCCGCATGCCGACATCGTTCATTTTCACGTGTCCGTACACGGATCGTTCTATCGCAAGCTGATGCTGTGGACGCTTGCGAAGCTGCGCGGCAAGAAGACGATTTTCCATTTGCATGCTGGCAACTTTCTGCCGTTCGCGATGCAGTCCGGCCCGATCACTCGCAAGGCCATCGCATGGTTTCTGCGCAATGCGAACGCGTCCGTGGCGGTGTCCAGTCCGATTGCCGACGAAATGCGGCGGCTCGGTGCGGCGCGTCGCACGCTGCGCGTGATCGGCAATTCCGCGCACGACGCGGAGACGGCGGCTCACGAGCATATGGCCCGCCGCGAGATGCAGGATGCCGCGCTGTCGCAGCCCTATATCGCCTTTGCCGGCCGGCTGACCGAACAGAAGGGCATCGACGACCTGCTGACCGCGATCGCGCTGCTTGCCGGCGACGGCTACTACGTGCCCGTGTGCTTCGCCGGCGGTGGCGACATCGCGCGCTGGGAACGGCTCGCACGCGACTATCGGATCGACGACCGGGTGCGGTTCGTCGGCTGGCTCGAAGGCGATGAGAAGCTCGCGTTCTATCGTGGCGCACGCGCGTTCTGCATGCCGAGCCACTACGAAGCGTTCGGCATTGCGACGCTCGAGGCGATGTTTTCGTCGGTGCCGGTTATCGGCACGCGCGTCGGCGGCTTTCTCGATCTCATCGAAGATGGCGTGTCCGGCTTTCTTGTCGAGCCGTCCGACCCGCACGCGCTCGCGTTGTGCCTGAGGCTGCTGATGGGCGATGCGGACAAAGCCGTATCGATGGGGCGTGCGGCGTTCGCGCGTGCGCAACAGCACTATTCGTGCGCAGCCGTTGTCGAGCGCTACATCGATTGCTATCGAACGGTAAGCGCAATCTCGCGCACCGAGCGAGATAAATCGTGA
- a CDS encoding polysaccharide biosynthesis tyrosine autokinase — protein MPTQTHYVSDAHSAPDEVDLSMVAAVVRENALLIALITALTLLLGVAYALIATPKYRADAIVQVDDSTSLVNDKLGDLAALFDGKATTEAEIELIRSRQVVDYAVRMLHLDIDVQPRYVPIVGAWLARRATPGQSGTPVFGLARFAWGGEVLNVTQFDVPPRLYDQRFTLRVGAGRTFSLIDPDGLVVAKGETGLSVDGQTKDGPLRLYVESFVAREGTEFTLARASRQLTTEALQAALDVKEKARQSGVISIVLEGKNSERTAQTVNTIAQRYVQRNVDLKSGQAQQMLDFLDLQLPRLRADLDRAEQRYNAFRNQHGTVDLAEETRLLLRAIVDGKEKMLALEQQRDELAPRFAPGHPSLAAIDAQLAGLRREQDRLEQQVKKLPDTQQVALGLQRDVEVNTQLYTKLMDSAQQLRVLRAGQQGNARIVDYAVTAEKPVKPRKALVIGAAALIGLVLGVSAAFVRRSLTRGLEHTFDIEQASGVPVYASISHSTRQAKLQRMRRGTRGASAVLAVSAPQDVAVEGVRSLRTALQFRMGADAINNVVMVTGPRPGVGKSFLSVNLAAVLAAAGKHVLLIDADLRRGSIESYVDVARVPGLADLLGGAAPGSVVQRGVLPGLDVLSRGTSTATPAELLMGERFTEAIEQFSRAYDVVIVDTPPVLAVTDSMLIGKHAGTTLLAMRHGRHSGAELRHTMRLLGSAGVAVSGIVLCDVPQRASTYGGFSPYESVTQ, from the coding sequence ATGCCTACGCAAACTCATTACGTTTCGGACGCGCACAGCGCGCCCGATGAAGTCGATCTGTCGATGGTCGCGGCGGTGGTTCGCGAGAACGCCTTGCTGATCGCGTTGATCACGGCGCTGACGCTGCTGCTCGGCGTCGCCTACGCGTTGATCGCCACACCGAAGTATCGCGCCGACGCGATCGTGCAGGTCGACGACAGCACGAGTCTCGTCAACGACAAGCTTGGCGATCTCGCCGCGCTGTTCGACGGCAAGGCGACGACCGAAGCCGAGATCGAGCTGATCCGCTCGCGGCAGGTGGTCGACTACGCGGTGCGCATGCTGCATCTGGATATCGATGTGCAGCCGCGCTATGTCCCGATCGTCGGCGCGTGGCTTGCGCGCCGTGCGACGCCGGGCCAGTCCGGCACGCCCGTGTTCGGTCTCGCGCGTTTCGCGTGGGGCGGCGAAGTGCTGAACGTCACGCAGTTCGACGTGCCGCCGCGCCTCTACGACCAGCGCTTTACGCTGCGCGTGGGTGCCGGCCGCACGTTCTCGCTGATCGACCCGGATGGTCTCGTCGTGGCGAAAGGCGAGACCGGGCTCAGCGTCGATGGACAGACGAAGGACGGGCCGCTGCGCCTTTACGTGGAAAGCTTCGTCGCGCGCGAAGGTACCGAGTTCACGCTCGCGCGTGCCTCGCGGCAACTGACTACCGAAGCGCTGCAAGCCGCGCTCGACGTCAAGGAGAAAGCGCGGCAGTCCGGCGTGATTTCGATCGTGCTCGAAGGCAAGAACAGCGAGCGCACTGCGCAGACCGTCAACACGATCGCGCAGCGTTACGTGCAGCGCAACGTCGATCTGAAGTCGGGCCAGGCGCAACAGATGCTCGATTTCCTCGATCTTCAGTTGCCGCGCCTGCGCGCGGATCTCGACCGCGCCGAGCAGCGTTACAACGCATTCCGCAATCAGCACGGCACCGTCGATCTCGCCGAAGAAACGCGTCTGCTGCTGCGCGCGATTGTCGATGGCAAGGAAAAGATGCTTGCGCTCGAGCAGCAGCGCGACGAACTGGCGCCGCGCTTCGCGCCCGGCCATCCGTCGCTCGCTGCGATCGACGCGCAGCTCGCGGGTTTGCGCCGCGAGCAGGACCGGCTCGAGCAGCAGGTGAAGAAGCTGCCCGACACGCAGCAGGTTGCGCTCGGCCTGCAGCGCGATGTCGAAGTGAACACGCAGCTGTACACGAAGCTGATGGACAGCGCGCAGCAACTGCGCGTGCTGCGTGCGGGGCAGCAGGGCAACGCACGCATCGTCGACTATGCCGTGACCGCGGAAAAGCCGGTCAAGCCGCGCAAGGCGCTCGTGATCGGCGCGGCGGCGCTCATCGGTCTCGTACTCGGCGTGAGCGCGGCGTTCGTGCGCCGTTCGCTCACGCGGGGGCTCGAGCATACGTTCGATATCGAGCAGGCGTCGGGCGTACCGGTCTATGCATCGATTTCGCACAGTACGCGCCAGGCCAAATTGCAGCGCATGCGCCGCGGCACGCGCGGCGCGTCGGCGGTGCTTGCGGTCAGTGCGCCGCAAGACGTCGCAGTCGAAGGCGTGCGCAGCCTGCGCACCGCGCTGCAGTTCCGCATGGGCGCCGATGCGATCAACAACGTCGTGATGGTCACTGGCCCACGGCCCGGCGTGGGCAAGTCGTTCCTGTCGGTGAACCTGGCCGCGGTGCTCGCCGCGGCGGGCAAGCACGTTCTGCTGATCGATGCGGATCTGCGGCGCGGCAGTATCGAATCGTATGTCGATGTCGCGCGCGTGCCGGGTCTCGCCGACCTTCTTGGCGGCGCTGCGCCCGGCAGCGTGGTTCAGCGCGGCGTGCTGCCCGGGCTCGACGTGCTGTCGCGGGGCACGAGCACGGCGACGCCGGCCGAGCTTCTGATGGGCGAACGCTTTACCGAGGCGATCGAACAGTTTTCTCGCGCGTACGACGTCGTGATCGTCGATACGCCGCCGGTGCTCGCCGTGACCGATTCAATGCTGATCGGCAAGCACGCGGGCACCACGTTGCTTGCGATGCGGCACGGCCGTCATTCCGGCGCGGAGTTGCGCCACACGATGCGTCTGCTCGGCAGCGCGGGCGTTGCGGTCAGCGGCATCGTGCTCTGCGATGTGCCGCAACGCGCGAGCACCTATGGCGGCTTTTCGCCGTACGAGAGCGTGACGCAATGA
- a CDS encoding flippase produces the protein MSDATRSAGRAGKAAAHSGARVSRNVAIMIVSFAVNYLASFATFPYLTRMLGPEKFGVLAYGMALAAYGTLLTEWGFGLTGPKAVVERAGRAAALNELIWSVTAAKACLCLVSFAALALLFAFTPHDPSSRDVILLSWLGVFGNVFTLYWFFQGTERFGLIAAMVAINRGVTLPLTFWLVHGPQDVALAAAIQAAGPVVAALLSVVIAWRFGVLRAPQSSWGAVRRQIAEAADAFVANASVSLFGAANTILLKCSAGVYQAGLYAAAEKLRTVGNLAPAQLCAVLYPRIAALFACDRASAARLTVLGAVITLAISAVCAALFIGWAEPLAHFVLGGEFSGAAPVLALLCGSMVFGNLAYFLGLQVLLPFGAGRSRSRLILATGLLNVAVAFALVPRHGAQGAAVAFLLAQAVLLALYLWSIFADSQRRVYLTGWWRHR, from the coding sequence ATGAGTGACGCAACGCGCAGCGCAGGGCGCGCCGGGAAGGCCGCTGCGCATTCCGGCGCGCGGGTGAGCCGCAACGTCGCGATCATGATCGTGTCGTTCGCGGTGAACTACCTCGCGTCGTTTGCGACATTTCCGTATTTGACGCGCATGCTCGGCCCCGAGAAGTTCGGCGTACTGGCATACGGCATGGCGCTCGCGGCGTACGGCACGTTGCTGACGGAATGGGGCTTCGGGCTGACCGGCCCGAAAGCGGTCGTCGAACGGGCCGGGCGCGCAGCCGCCCTCAATGAACTGATCTGGTCCGTGACGGCGGCGAAGGCGTGCTTATGCCTCGTGTCGTTCGCCGCGCTGGCTCTGCTGTTTGCGTTCACGCCGCACGATCCGAGTTCTCGTGACGTGATTCTGCTGTCGTGGCTCGGCGTCTTCGGCAATGTATTCACGCTCTACTGGTTTTTCCAGGGAACCGAGCGCTTCGGTCTGATCGCGGCGATGGTGGCGATCAATCGCGGCGTCACGTTGCCCCTGACTTTCTGGCTCGTCCATGGACCGCAGGACGTGGCGCTTGCCGCGGCGATCCAGGCAGCCGGGCCCGTAGTGGCCGCGCTGCTGTCGGTCGTGATCGCATGGCGCTTCGGTGTGCTGCGCGCGCCGCAGTCGTCGTGGGGCGCGGTCCGCCGGCAAATTGCCGAAGCGGCCGACGCGTTCGTTGCGAACGCATCGGTAAGCCTGTTCGGTGCGGCCAACACGATTCTGCTGAAGTGTTCGGCCGGCGTGTATCAGGCTGGCCTCTATGCGGCAGCAGAAAAATTGCGCACGGTCGGCAATCTCGCTCCCGCGCAGCTATGCGCCGTGCTCTATCCGCGCATCGCTGCATTGTTCGCGTGCGATCGCGCATCGGCCGCCCGGCTGACCGTGCTCGGTGCGGTCATAACGTTGGCCATCTCGGCTGTGTGCGCCGCGTTGTTTATCGGCTGGGCCGAGCCGCTCGCGCATTTCGTGCTTGGCGGCGAATTCAGCGGCGCGGCTCCGGTTCTCGCCTTGTTGTGCGGGTCGATGGTGTTCGGCAATCTCGCTTATTTCCTGGGACTTCAGGTGCTGTTGCCGTTCGGGGCGGGCCGTAGCCGGTCGCGCCTGATTCTCGCCACGGGCCTGCTCAATGTGGCGGTCGCCTTTGCGCTCGTGCCGCGTCACGGCGCGCAAGGCGCGGCCGTTGCGTTTCTGCTCGCACAAGCCGTGCTGCTTGCGCTTTATCTATGGTCGATTTTCGCCGACAGCCAGCGTCGCGTGTATCTGACCGGCTGGTGGAGACATCGATGA
- the wecB gene encoding non-hydrolyzing UDP-N-acetylglucosamine 2-epimerase: MNKRVLLAFGTRPEAIKMAPLVRRLAGTDGVDCFVCVTGQHREMLDQVLELFRIRTHFDLNVMKRGQDLYDVTASIMHGMRDVIRDCRPDLVLVHGDTTTTLASSLASFYQRVPVGHVEAGLRTGDLLSPWPEEANRKLTGALAALHFAPTERARQNLLAEGIDDARIVVTGNTVIDALLEVRALLAREPGIAAAADADLPCLAPGRRTLVVTGHRRESFGAGFERICAALARIARARPDVDIVYPVHLNPAVREPVSRLLGGMANVHLIEPLQYLPFVRLMDRAELILTDSGGVQEEAPSLGKPVLVMRDTTERQEAVDAGVVKLVGTDEAAIVAGTLALLDDPRACAAMARIANPYGDGHAAARIVDALQAVWRRDASLCTV; the protein is encoded by the coding sequence ATGAACAAGAGAGTGTTGCTGGCCTTCGGCACGCGGCCCGAAGCGATCAAGATGGCGCCGCTCGTCAGGCGGCTTGCGGGGACGGACGGCGTCGACTGCTTCGTTTGCGTGACTGGACAGCATCGCGAGATGCTCGATCAGGTACTCGAACTATTCCGCATTCGCACGCACTTCGACCTGAATGTGATGAAACGCGGCCAGGATCTGTACGACGTCACTGCGTCGATCATGCATGGCATGCGCGACGTGATTCGCGACTGCCGTCCGGACCTCGTACTCGTGCACGGCGATACGACGACGACGCTCGCGTCCTCGCTGGCGTCGTTCTATCAGCGTGTGCCGGTCGGGCACGTCGAAGCGGGGCTGCGTACCGGAGACCTGCTGTCGCCATGGCCCGAGGAAGCGAACCGCAAGCTGACCGGCGCGCTCGCGGCGCTGCATTTCGCGCCGACCGAACGGGCGCGGCAAAACCTGCTCGCGGAGGGCATAGACGATGCGCGCATCGTCGTGACCGGCAATACCGTGATCGATGCGCTGCTCGAGGTGCGCGCGCTGCTTGCGCGCGAGCCCGGGATTGCCGCTGCCGCCGACGCGGATCTGCCGTGCCTCGCGCCTGGCCGGCGCACGCTCGTCGTCACGGGACACCGGCGCGAGAGCTTCGGCGCGGGCTTCGAGCGCATTTGCGCGGCGCTCGCGCGCATCGCGCGTGCACGGCCCGACGTCGACATCGTGTACCCGGTTCATCTGAACCCCGCGGTTCGCGAACCGGTGAGCCGTCTGCTCGGCGGGATGGCGAACGTGCACCTGATCGAACCGCTGCAGTACCTGCCGTTCGTCCGGCTGATGGATCGCGCGGAGCTGATCCTGACCGATTCGGGTGGCGTGCAGGAAGAAGCGCCGTCGCTCGGCAAGCCGGTGCTCGTGATGCGCGATACGACGGAGCGCCAGGAAGCGGTCGACGCCGGCGTCGTCAAGCTCGTCGGTACCGACGAAGCGGCGATCGTCGCGGGCACGCTTGCGCTGCTCGACGATCCGCGCGCATGTGCGGCGATGGCGCGCATCGCGAACCCGTATGGCGACGGGCACGCCGCGGCTCGCATTGTCGATGCGCTGCAGGCCGTCTGGCGACGGGATGCCAGCCTATGCACGGTGTAA
- a CDS encoding WecB/TagA/CpsF family glycosyltransferase produces MKRIELFGCPMDAATMDEAVEWIGQRIAARQFTQHVVVNVAKLVHMQNDARLAESVRACDIVNIDGMGVVWGARLLGHDVPERVAGVDLFDRLLAHAATRGYPVFLLGGTGSVVERAAQACIGRHARLDIAGHHHGYFWDDEEAVVQAIRASRARLLFVAITSPKKENFINRWKNELGVDFVMGVGGTFDVIAGKVRRAPRWMQRCGLEWLFRVMQEPRRMWRRYLGTNSRFALMLGRAWLATRRG; encoded by the coding sequence ATGAAACGTATCGAACTCTTCGGCTGCCCGATGGACGCCGCGACGATGGACGAAGCCGTCGAATGGATCGGGCAGCGTATTGCCGCGAGGCAGTTTACGCAGCATGTCGTCGTCAACGTCGCAAAGCTGGTGCATATGCAAAACGATGCACGGCTCGCGGAGTCGGTGCGTGCCTGCGACATCGTCAATATCGACGGAATGGGCGTCGTATGGGGCGCGCGGCTGCTTGGACACGACGTGCCCGAACGCGTTGCGGGCGTCGATCTGTTCGACCGGCTGCTCGCGCATGCGGCAACGCGCGGCTATCCGGTGTTTCTGCTCGGCGGCACGGGGAGCGTCGTCGAGCGCGCGGCGCAGGCTTGCATCGGGCGTCACGCGCGACTCGATATCGCGGGTCATCACCACGGCTACTTCTGGGACGACGAAGAGGCCGTGGTGCAAGCGATCCGCGCATCGCGTGCGCGCCTTCTATTCGTGGCGATCACCTCGCCGAAGAAGGAAAACTTTATCAACCGCTGGAAGAACGAACTGGGCGTCGATTTCGTGATGGGTGTCGGGGGCACGTTCGATGTGATCGCGGGAAAAGTCAGGCGCGCGCCGCGCTGGATGCAGCGTTGCGGCCTCGAGTGGCTGTTTCGTGTCATGCAGGAGCCACGTCGGATGTGGCGTCGCTACCTCGGCACGAACAGCCGTTTTGCGCTGATGCTCGGCAGGGCGTGGCTCGCTACGCGGCGCGGATAA
- a CDS encoding heparin lyase I family protein: MDSTVYTTLYEIDWQRGLDPRAGVQANPSGIELVSDPADAARSANAARKVLRAHIDRGERYAGVANGVPRAELLFPAPVRFQQNRDYLIRWSTWLPANFSFDSRQLMIIAQVNQGKWTGAPTLALALLGERYALSVHGGAKHDTVSAGKWLCCASADRGRWVHWAIHYVPDETGQHALTELYKDGVQVFAARGAANAYPGVDDAYLKLGLYKPKWDMAPSDVDTSTVLYGPLSVSVSVTRR, encoded by the coding sequence TTGGACTCGACCGTATACACGACGCTGTATGAAATCGACTGGCAGCGCGGCCTCGACCCGCGAGCCGGTGTCCAGGCAAACCCGAGCGGCATCGAGCTCGTTAGCGATCCTGCCGATGCGGCCCGTTCCGCGAATGCTGCACGCAAGGTGCTGCGCGCACATATCGATCGCGGCGAGCGCTATGCAGGCGTCGCGAATGGCGTGCCGCGCGCGGAACTGCTGTTTCCGGCGCCCGTGCGCTTCCAGCAGAACCGCGACTACCTGATTCGCTGGAGCACATGGCTGCCGGCGAACTTTTCCTTCGATTCGCGTCAACTGATGATCATCGCGCAGGTCAACCAGGGCAAATGGACCGGCGCACCGACCCTTGCCCTCGCGCTGCTCGGCGAGCGCTACGCACTATCGGTGCATGGCGGCGCGAAGCACGACACGGTCTCCGCGGGTAAGTGGCTGTGCTGCGCAAGCGCGGACCGCGGGCGCTGGGTGCATTGGGCCATCCATTACGTGCCGGACGAAACGGGACAACATGCGCTCACCGAACTCTATAAGGACGGCGTGCAGGTGTTTGCGGCGCGCGGTGCGGCAAATGCGTATCCGGGCGTCGACGATGCCTATCTGAAACTCGGCCTCTACAAACCAAAGTGGGACATGGCGCCCTCCGACGTCGATACGAGCACTGTCTTATACGGCCCGCTATCCGTCTCCGTCTCCGTCACGCGGCGCTGA